A stretch of the Malus domestica chromosome 08, GDT2T_hap1 genome encodes the following:
- the LOC103453314 gene encoding uncharacterized protein, translated as MKGREAKGALSADLLVCFPSRTNLKLMPKPICSPARPSEPNNRHHHHPHHHQQLVKKSSIGKSGLGHASPLLWKKTKHADPENSEPTSPKVTCAGQIKVRHRSGSCKSWQTVMEEIERIHNKKQRKQKRPNWAEALGFKKEVMQFLTCLRSMRFDFRCFGSFPHESGITSEDEEEEEEENIDRRENHVGGEGISDGGDQSSSSTVFSKWFMVLQENQSNGFCKEDKKKRNCTPNFDDDVGIGSTSEAPAAAVPPPNALLLMRCRSAPTKTWLEEKEEKDDEEEEDDDEDEEKEGENGMEKEEKKAKVTLRSLIEEDKQNKKMEKLVVMAYDSDFYNISSDIAKETWVVGGLKEAISRSRSWKR; from the coding sequence ATGAAGGGAAGGGAAGCCAAAGGAGCACTCTCAGCTGATCTCTTGGTATGTTTTCCTTCAAGAACCAATCTAAAACTCATGCCAAAGCCAATTTGCAGTCCCGCGAGGCCCTCGGAGCCCAAcaaccgccaccaccaccatccccaccaccaccaacagCTCGTGAAAAAATCGAGCATTGGGAAAAGTGGTCTTGGCCACGCCAGTCCTCTGCTGTGGAAAAAGACTAAGCACGCGGACCCAGAGAACTCCGAGCCCACCTCCCCAAAAGTCACCTGTGCCGGACAAATCAAAGTCCGGCACAGGTCTGGCTCATGCAAAAGCTGGCAAACAGTGAtggaagagatagagagaattCACAACAAAAAACAGAGGAAACAGAAGAGGCCCAATTGGGCTGAGGCTCTTGGGTTCAAGAAAGAAGTCATGCAATTCTTGACTTGCTTGCGAAGCATGAGGTTCGATTTTCGGTGTTTCGGTTCTTTTCCTCACGAATCCGGTATTACTTCCGAGgacgaagaagaggaggaagaagagaacATAGACCGTCGAGAAAACCATGTGGGTGGTGAGGGAATTAGTGACGGTGGTGACCAGAGTAGCTCAAGCACTGTGTTTTCGAAGTGGTTTATGGTTTTACAGGAAAATCAGAGTAATGGGTTTTGTAAAGAGGACAAGAAAAAGAGAAACTGTACGCCAAATTTCGATGATGATGTCGGAATTGGATCAACTTCCGAAGCTCCGGCAGCGGCCGTTCCGCCGCCGAATGCTCTGTTGCTAATGAGGTGCAGGTCCGCCCCTACAAAAACATGGctggaagagaaagaagaaaaagatgacgaggaggaggaggacgacgacgaagatgaagagaaagaaggagaaaatgGAATGGAGAAAGAGGAGAAAAAAGCAAAAGTTACGCTGAGGAGTTTAATCGAGGAAGACAAGCAGAACAAAAAGATGGAGAAGTTGGTGGTGATGGCATATGATTCTGATTTCTACAACATTTCATCAGACATTGCAAAGGAGACGTGGGTTGTTGGTGGATTGAAGGAAGCAATTTCCAGGAGTCGAAGTTGGAAGagatga
- the LOC103453315 gene encoding inactive TPR repeat-containing thioredoxin TTL3-like — protein MADMAKYKVGNELGCGFMGGIFQCSSYWPRKSSVHSLPSNTSTNDLNAPTSEYCSSKYNESKNQQTKSTEGSATVISLNSGKPSPNLDSKHARKPSLSHPGPSACHQKVQPRRHSDAARSSIFSSNGAGQIKMSQHPDLAKEMKLRRAFTASSAELSRKISDHQQANETEAPVRATLSSLIFTGQSRNLRKPGVTSQIASNSPSAISTKNLAYHPRNLEDSNSTPSRKNGFGKLGGNGVMGNIVRRNSDDPEVLKSMGNEAYKEDRFEEAMGLYDRAIALDSNKAAYYSNKAAALIGLGRLIEAVFECKEAIQIEPSYHKAHHRLATTYLRLGEAEKALDHYKHSGRYAYSKDVDQCQALQKCLSRCTEAQKLQEWNVLLNETQLAISSGANSAPQVFALQAEALLKLQRHQEAYATYQNRPSFGTDICTKFFGMANSTYLLVIGVQVYLAAGRFEDAIGAAQNAERLNPCDKNVGMVVKRARAVASARVSGNLLFKVSKFSEACVVYSQGLQHDPHNSILLCNRAACRSKLGQFEKAIEDCNAALDLQPSYSKARLRRADCNAKLERWGAAIQDYEMLIRETPGDKEVGKALFEAKIQLKKQYDEDVEDAKLGSNLVLVTSNEHFRHFATSPGMSVVLFCNKTKQKEVFQALHQVCKRFPSVNFLKVEVEDHPYLAKMEDVSTIPAFKIYKNGSRVKEIPGKNHKLLESSVKLFSS, from the exons atggcaGATATGGCAAAGTACAAGGTGGGAAATGAATTGGGTTGTGGTTTTATGGGTGGGATTTTCCAGTGCAGTAGCTACTGGCCTAGAAAATCATCTGTTCATTCACTACCCTCAAATACTAGCACAAATGATTTGAATGCACCAACCAGTGAATATTGTTCTTCAAAGTACAATGAATCCAAGAACCAACAAACCAAATCCACAGAGGGTAGTGCTACTGTAATTTCCTTGAATTCAGGTAAACCTTCTCCGAATTTGGACTCAAAACATGCCAGGAAGCCTAGCTTGAGTCATCCAGGGCCTTCAGCTTGCCACCAAAAGGTTCAACCAAGAAGACATTCAGATGCTGCAAGAAGCTCAATTTTTTCATCCAATGGAGCAGGGCAAATTAAGATGTCACAGCACCCTGACTTGGCAAAAGAGATGAAGCTACGAAGAGCGTTCACTGCTAGCTCTGCAGAGCTCAGTAGGAAGATCAGTGATCACCAGCAAGCCAACGAAACCGAAGCTCCAGTCCGAGCCACTTTAAGTAGTTTAATTTTTACAGGACAGTCTAGGAACTTGAGGAAGCCCGGCGTTACCAGTCAGATAGCAAGCAATAGTCCCAGTGCCATTTCAACCAAGAATCTGGCTTATCATCCTAGAAACCTCGAAGACTCGAATTCCACACCTAGCCGAAAAAATGGCTTTGGAAAACTAGGAGGCAATGGTGTGATGGGCAACATTGTGAGGAGAAACAGCGATGACCCTGAGGTTTTGAAGTCAATGGGAAATGAGGCATACAAGGAGGACAGATTCGAAGAAGCCATGGGTTTGTATGATCGCGCAATTGCGTTGGATTCAAACAAGGCAGCCTACTATAGCAACAAAGCAGCAGCTTTGATTGGTTTAGGCCGTCTCATTGAGGCGGTTTTCGAGTGCAAAGAAGCAATCCAGATTGAACCCTCTTACCACAAAGCTCATCATCGGTTGGCAACAACATATCTCAG ATTGGGAGAAGCAGAGAAAGCATTGGATCACTACAAGCACTCGGGTCGATACGCTTACTCGAAAGACGTTGACCAATGTCAGGCTCTTCAAAAATGCCTCAGCAGATGCACTGAAGCTCAGAAATTACAAGAGTGGAATGTTCTGTTAAACGAAACCCAACTGGCAATTTCCTCAGGTGCCAATTCAGCTCCACAG GTGTTTGCTTTACAAGCTGAGGCCTTGCTGAAGCTTCAAAGACATCAAGAAGCCTATGCCACCTACCAAAATCGACCCAGTTTTGGCACTGATATTTGCACCAAATTTTTTGGAATGGCAAATAGTACTTACCTGTTAGTGATAGGAGTTCAGGTTTACTTGGCGGCTGGCAg GTTTGAGGACGCCATAGGTGCAGCTCAAAATGCAGAACGGCTAAATCCATGTGACAAGAATGTCGGTATGGTGGTGAAGAGGGCTAGAGCTGTTGCGTCAGCCCGAGTAAGTGGTAACCTTCTCTTCAAGGTATCAAAGTTTTCAGAAGCTTGTGTAGTATATAGCCAAGGACTACAGCACGATCCACACAATTCTATTTTACTATGCAATCGAGCAGCTTGTCGTTCTAAGCTTGGTCAATTCGAAAAAGCCATTGAAGATTGCAATGCAGCACTTGATTTGCAGCCCTCTTATAGCAAGGCCAGGCTACGCCGCGCGGATTGCAATGCCAAG TTGGAAAGGTGGGGAGCTGCAATTCAAGATTATGAGATGCTGATACGGGAAACTCCTGGAGACAAGGAAGTTGGGAAGGCTCTGTTTGAAGCCAAGATCCAGCTTAAAAAACAATACGacgaagatgttgaagatgcGAAATTAGGATCAAATTTGGTTCTTGTTACCAGCAATGAGCATTTTAGACACTTTGCGACATCCCCAG GGATGTCTGTGGTGCTGTTTTGTAACAAAACTAAACAAAAGGAAGTGTTTCAAGCCCTGCACCAAGTCTGCAAAAGATTCCCATCTGTCAATTTTCTCAAG gtgGAGGTTGAAGACCACCCCTACTTGGCCAAAATGGAGGATGTGAGCACAATCCCAGCTTTCAAGATATATAAAAATGGATCAAGGGTCAAAGAAATTCCAGGCAAAAACCATAAATTATTAGAAAGCTCAGTCAAATTGTTTAGCAGCTGA